From Rhodococcus sp. B7740, one genomic window encodes:
- a CDS encoding SixA phosphatase family protein — protein MATTRTLVLMRHGKSGYPDGVPDHERPLAARGQREAALAGAWIGEHVGTVDAVLCSTALRTRETLAATGLGDLPTRFERDIYGGSADEIIDEIRLADTYFDDVTVSTLLVVGHEPGIPWTALELAADDDTDLAREVRHRFPTSAIAVLTTEASWAELAAGSATITEFCIPRADQ, from the coding sequence ATGGCGACCACTAGGACCCTCGTGCTGATGAGGCACGGCAAATCCGGCTACCCCGACGGAGTACCGGATCACGAACGCCCCCTGGCCGCCCGCGGCCAACGCGAGGCGGCGCTCGCGGGAGCCTGGATCGGCGAGCACGTCGGCACAGTCGACGCAGTGCTGTGCTCGACGGCTCTGCGCACCCGCGAGACCCTGGCTGCTACCGGTCTCGGCGACTTACCCACCCGCTTCGAGCGAGACATCTACGGCGGATCCGCCGACGAGATCATCGACGAGATCCGGTTGGCCGACACCTACTTCGACGACGTGACGGTATCGACCTTGCTGGTCGTCGGGCACGAACCCGGAATCCCCTGGACCGCACTCGAACTGGCGGCCGACGACGACACCGACCTGGCCCGCGAGGTGCGACACCGCTTTCCCACATCGGCCATCGCAGTGCTGACCACCGAGGCGTCCTGGGCAGAGTTGGCCGCAGGCTCGGCAACCATCACAGAGTTCTGCATCCCGCGCGCCGATCAGTGA
- a CDS encoding GtrA family protein — protein MHVSDRLTDHVPQRWLEPLVKHAEALKFLIVGAITFVVTVVLFFGLKWTILQDKPVTANVLAVLIATIVSYILNREWSFTARGGRRRHHEAALFFAVAGTGLAINQLPLWVSSYMLDLRSPNVSFLTENIADFVSGSIIGTLLATAFRWWAMRKFVFPEQVDVLPDPAALTVYGGRHGDH, from the coding sequence ATGCATGTGTCCGACCGCCTCACCGACCACGTTCCCCAGCGCTGGCTCGAGCCCCTCGTCAAGCACGCCGAGGCCCTCAAGTTCCTCATCGTCGGAGCGATCACCTTCGTCGTCACCGTCGTACTGTTCTTCGGCCTGAAGTGGACGATCCTGCAGGACAAGCCGGTGACAGCGAACGTTCTGGCCGTGCTGATCGCGACGATCGTGTCGTACATCCTCAACCGGGAATGGTCGTTCACAGCACGCGGCGGACGACGTCGCCACCACGAGGCAGCGCTGTTCTTCGCCGTCGCCGGAACCGGCCTGGCAATCAACCAGCTACCGCTGTGGGTGTCGAGTTACATGCTGGATCTGCGGTCGCCGAACGTGTCCTTCCTCACCGAGAACATCGCCGACTTCGTCAGCGGGTCCATCATCGGCACGTTGCTGGCAACCGCTTTCCGATGGTGGGCGATGCGCAAGTTCGTCTTCCCGGAGCAGGTGGACGTTCTTCCCGATCCCGCCGCCCTGACCGTTTACGGTGGACGGCATGGCGACCACTAG
- a CDS encoding TetR/AcrR family transcriptional regulator: protein MPKIVDHDARRAEIVAAVWRVIERAGMDGATVRSVAAEAGVSPGSLRYYFSDQGELVLFAAEAMTQRVVTRLEAHSTEGDGLARAIRVLEEMLPLDEDRRAEASVWLEAIVRARVDERLSALKTAGWFGSRYLCRLAWAHLHDLDRPNSPAFTFDTATDERAAAELHAFVDGLTLQAVTYPEQLATEEVRRMLRDHLKTRL from the coding sequence ATGCCGAAGATCGTCGACCACGATGCGCGCCGGGCGGAGATCGTCGCCGCCGTATGGCGCGTCATCGAACGAGCAGGAATGGACGGGGCGACGGTACGCAGCGTCGCCGCCGAAGCCGGCGTGTCCCCCGGATCACTGCGGTACTACTTCTCCGACCAAGGAGAACTCGTCCTGTTCGCGGCCGAGGCCATGACGCAACGCGTCGTAACGCGGCTGGAGGCCCACTCCACCGAGGGCGACGGCCTGGCGCGAGCTATCCGCGTCCTCGAAGAAATGCTGCCACTCGACGAGGACCGCCGCGCCGAGGCGTCGGTGTGGCTCGAAGCGATCGTGCGAGCCAGAGTCGACGAACGACTCTCCGCCCTCAAGACGGCCGGGTGGTTCGGCAGCCGGTATCTGTGCCGACTCGCGTGGGCACACCTGCACGACCTCGATCGACCGAACTCCCCCGCCTTCACCTTCGACACCGCCACGGACGAACGTGCAGCAGCCGAACTGCACGCCTTCGTCGACGGACTGACGTTGCAGGCAGTGACATATCCCGAGCAACTCGCGACCGAAGAGGTCCGTCGAATGCTGCGGGACCACCTGAAGACGCGGCTCTAG
- a CDS encoding GAP family protein produces MSIQLTGLALVDSIGVGTLAVPLWMMLRPSFRVRVVLVHLGVLGLLYLGVGLMLLTLLEDVTLTSMAHAVPGNAWVRMTVGVVVLVAGLVCDRRRRHPSATWWMRAPASARGVALLAVAVGTVEVATMLPYVAAIDAVAASGRGRAFSVSILAVYVLITLLPALLLLTVRVAASQQFPSLQRRLMHRVQRWSQDMVGTVLLVVGALLVADAAIEMNLV; encoded by the coding sequence GTGTCAATACAGCTGACCGGACTCGCGCTGGTGGACAGCATCGGCGTCGGGACCCTTGCGGTTCCGCTCTGGATGATGCTGCGGCCGTCATTTCGAGTTCGAGTGGTACTGGTGCACCTCGGCGTGCTGGGGCTGCTTTATCTCGGGGTCGGGCTCATGCTGCTGACGCTGCTCGAAGACGTGACCCTTACGTCCATGGCCCATGCCGTGCCCGGAAATGCGTGGGTGCGGATGACAGTGGGTGTGGTCGTTCTGGTTGCGGGCCTCGTCTGCGATCGGCGACGTCGACACCCGAGCGCTACGTGGTGGATGCGGGCACCGGCGAGCGCTCGAGGGGTGGCCCTCCTCGCTGTTGCAGTGGGCACGGTCGAGGTGGCGACGATGCTGCCTTACGTCGCCGCGATCGACGCGGTGGCCGCGTCCGGCCGGGGACGGGCGTTCTCGGTCTCGATTCTCGCGGTCTACGTACTCATCACCCTGCTGCCTGCTCTGCTTCTGCTAACCGTCAGAGTGGCTGCATCGCAACAGTTTCCGTCGCTTCAGCGGCGTCTGATGCACCGCGTCCAACGCTGGAGCCAGGACATGGTGGGAACGGTGCTGCTCGTCGTGGGTGCGCTGCTGGTCGCAGATGCGGCCATCGAGATGAACCTGGTGTGA
- a CDS encoding CPBP family intramembrane glutamic endopeptidase, with the protein MAHSRRRGLTATGTTVMILCLVAGWGVVYFIGLVGALWRFREPNAPAPVLTLSDQWMDLAVGLVQVAVGAAAIAAVYFVRRRTLPAVWPMRRGTALEAALTWCAAIGAASAALLVLSRMDIVRFSFSVPASVESDWLAVVSALTVGLREEPILVALPVLLLVGRLPIWAIMALSATMRGLLYMYFGGGGFLWALCWGAAAVWVFYRYRRLWVLIAVHGLVMNIQVFDRVIPSENSATVLQWINILILFAALLWWLTPRALEAFLPNTVAVRYGDATVETTPVVAEVVLNPEKLDPDESRREPPVKP; encoded by the coding sequence ATGGCTCACTCGCGCCGGCGAGGCCTGACTGCAACCGGTACTACGGTGATGATTCTGTGCCTGGTGGCCGGTTGGGGCGTCGTCTACTTCATCGGCCTGGTGGGTGCGCTGTGGCGTTTCCGCGAGCCGAATGCACCTGCGCCCGTACTCACGTTGTCGGATCAATGGATGGACCTTGCGGTCGGTCTGGTGCAGGTGGCGGTAGGGGCGGCGGCAATCGCTGCGGTGTATTTCGTTCGTCGTCGCACGTTGCCCGCGGTGTGGCCGATGCGTCGCGGCACTGCGCTCGAGGCCGCGCTCACCTGGTGCGCGGCGATCGGTGCCGCGTCTGCTGCGCTGCTCGTCTTGTCTCGCATGGACATCGTCCGATTCAGCTTCTCGGTTCCGGCCTCGGTCGAATCCGATTGGCTCGCAGTAGTTTCGGCTCTCACCGTGGGCCTACGCGAGGAGCCGATTCTGGTGGCGCTACCGGTGTTGCTGCTCGTGGGCCGGCTCCCGATCTGGGCAATCATGGCGTTGTCGGCGACGATGCGAGGCCTCCTCTACATGTACTTCGGTGGCGGCGGATTTCTGTGGGCATTGTGCTGGGGTGCCGCGGCGGTCTGGGTGTTCTACCGCTACCGGCGGCTGTGGGTGTTGATCGCCGTCCACGGACTGGTGATGAACATCCAGGTGTTCGATCGAGTGATTCCATCCGAGAATTCGGCGACCGTTCTGCAGTGGATCAACATTCTGATCCTGTTCGCGGCACTGCTGTGGTGGCTCACCCCGCGTGCGCTGGAGGCGTTCCTGCCGAACACGGTGGCCGTTCGGTACGGCGATGCGACCGTCGAGACGACTCCGGTGGTGGCCGAGGTGGTCCTGAACCCCGAGAAACTCGACCCCGACGAGTCCAGACGAGAGCCGCCGGTCAAGCCCTGA
- a CDS encoding GNAT family N-acetyltransferase, producing MAGYTIREIRPGDEEQLGAAHVAIWKATYAGMMNRAKLDAIRPRDRIERWEQIIARRDEQSSRGVRTRCAVDTSSSRIVGFATGGPPRDDDPPAPTELWSLNVVPEHHGTGVATELMATVVDREASTYLWVAAANDRAVAFYRKHRFELDGTEKFDPIWECLEARMVRA from the coding sequence GTGGCCGGCTACACGATTCGCGAGATCCGCCCAGGCGACGAAGAACAGCTCGGTGCAGCGCACGTGGCGATCTGGAAAGCGACGTACGCGGGAATGATGAACAGAGCCAAGCTCGATGCAATCCGCCCTCGCGACCGCATCGAACGATGGGAGCAGATCATCGCCCGCCGCGACGAGCAGTCGAGCCGCGGCGTGCGGACCCGCTGCGCCGTCGACACCAGTAGTTCACGCATCGTCGGTTTCGCCACCGGCGGACCACCACGCGACGACGATCCGCCGGCACCGACCGAACTGTGGTCACTGAACGTCGTGCCCGAGCACCACGGCACCGGAGTCGCAACAGAACTCATGGCCACCGTCGTCGACCGGGAGGCATCGACATACCTATGGGTGGCAGCGGCCAACGATCGTGCGGTGGCGTTCTACCGCAAACATCGATTCGAGCTGGACGGCACCGAGAAATTCGACCCGATCTGGGAGTGCCTCGAAGCCCGCATGGTCAGGGCTTGA
- a CDS encoding HNH endonuclease signature motif containing protein: MAQTPPVDDCIAGFLDVIALNRVNENLARAATVLAYCDVLEMRLEAAEADGGDPGETVRGALCDLAVTMTGTCRDASVVHDVAERLHRMPLTALRFVTGSFDWSTVVTITSVLHRAGDEVIAAIEHEVCAAGGRMRPQALRNRIWRLWMKADPVGAAAARETAKSEEVGVRIDRTGPGGIASLIAKITDLEAAEADALIVEIVGTVCKRDPRSTGTLRAAGLMALLHGEHSLVCQCDRGDDCPVAGAADDIPPRRGHLLQIVVAVETLLGLSSEPATLADGTPIDPEVARIVATDAKWQALLTELVEMLKPEQRNSGDDGSNDDGPDDDGQGSGGPDDGGPDDDGPDDGGPDDGGPDGRGSTCSPHGPAPERPDGGSDSGRGKSNGDGGFGPGRADSRSGDVSGSVSGPFGPFSTAPPLSRRVVGMGRVRGAAELPSARLVDAHCCPPVNPILGEESVRDGLVARWLAWIADQPERARGIFPDGHGGESAPSQSAVTYRPGARVVAFVRAAYRTCTFPNCDVPSARCQIDHLVPFDHGDPERGGWTIVTNLQPVCVFHHQAKTSGAWSAVMLAGGAILWSNSVGLRRVTLPELCIATPRPSRRRRRASARPGASPAEPTRWELEYSGCAPPTLEDFRCAATENERQKLAVKRRAYLEHCRVVHARVRYDRTRYDPPPF, from the coding sequence GTGGCGCAGACGCCGCCGGTCGACGACTGTATCGCGGGCTTTCTCGACGTCATTGCACTCAACCGTGTCAACGAGAACCTTGCTAGGGCGGCGACCGTGCTTGCGTACTGCGACGTGCTCGAGATGCGCCTCGAAGCAGCCGAAGCCGACGGCGGAGATCCGGGCGAGACCGTCCGCGGTGCCCTGTGCGATCTCGCCGTGACGATGACCGGAACGTGTCGCGATGCGTCCGTTGTGCACGATGTCGCGGAGCGTCTGCATCGAATGCCGTTGACCGCCTTACGTTTCGTGACCGGCAGCTTCGACTGGTCGACGGTGGTCACGATCACCTCGGTGCTGCACCGCGCCGGTGACGAGGTGATTGCGGCAATCGAGCACGAGGTCTGTGCGGCGGGTGGCCGAATGCGTCCGCAGGCGTTGCGCAACCGGATCTGGCGGCTGTGGATGAAAGCCGATCCGGTCGGAGCCGCAGCTGCCCGAGAGACCGCGAAGTCCGAGGAGGTCGGTGTGCGAATCGACCGCACCGGTCCGGGTGGGATCGCGTCGCTCATCGCGAAGATCACCGATCTCGAAGCAGCCGAAGCGGACGCCCTCATCGTCGAGATCGTCGGGACGGTCTGCAAGCGCGACCCACGATCGACGGGCACGCTGCGGGCCGCGGGTCTGATGGCGTTGCTGCACGGCGAGCATTCACTGGTGTGTCAGTGCGATCGCGGCGACGACTGCCCGGTGGCCGGCGCTGCCGACGATATCCCTCCTCGACGCGGGCATCTCCTCCAGATCGTGGTGGCGGTGGAGACGCTGCTGGGACTGTCCTCGGAGCCCGCAACCCTCGCCGACGGCACGCCCATCGACCCCGAAGTGGCGCGCATCGTTGCCACGGACGCGAAATGGCAGGCGCTGCTCACCGAGCTGGTCGAGATGCTGAAACCCGAACAGAGAAATTCGGGCGACGACGGATCGAACGACGATGGCCCGGATGACGACGGCCAGGGTAGCGGTGGCCCCGATGACGGCGGTCCGGACGATGATGGCCCCGATGACGGTGGTCCAGACGATGGTGGCCCGGACGGTCGTGGCAGCACGTGCAGCCCCCACGGACCGGCCCCGGAACGCCCCGATGGTGGTTCGGACTCCGGCCGCGGGAAGTCGAACGGTGATGGGGGCTTCGGCCCTGGCCGTGCCGACTCCCGCAGCGGCGATGTGTCTGGTTCGGTGTCGGGTCCGTTCGGGCCGTTCTCGACGGCTCCGCCGCTTTCGCGTCGGGTCGTCGGCATGGGCCGGGTGCGTGGTGCCGCCGAGCTTCCGTCCGCGCGTCTCGTGGATGCCCACTGTTGCCCACCCGTGAATCCGATACTGGGGGAGGAGTCTGTCCGTGACGGGCTCGTCGCACGGTGGCTTGCGTGGATTGCCGATCAGCCCGAGCGTGCTCGCGGCATCTTTCCCGACGGTCATGGCGGCGAATCGGCTCCGTCGCAGTCGGCGGTGACGTATCGGCCCGGTGCCCGCGTCGTCGCGTTCGTTAGGGCTGCCTATCGCACCTGTACGTTTCCGAATTGCGACGTGCCGTCGGCTCGGTGCCAGATCGATCATCTGGTTCCGTTCGATCACGGTGATCCTGAGCGCGGCGGTTGGACGATCGTGACCAATCTTCAGCCGGTGTGCGTGTTCCATCATCAGGCGAAGACCTCGGGGGCGTGGTCGGCGGTGATGCTCGCCGGAGGGGCCATTCTGTGGTCGAACTCTGTCGGTCTGCGCAGGGTCACGTTGCCGGAGTTGTGCATCGCAACCCCCCGGCCCTCCCGTCGACGGCGAAGGGCTTCGGCTCGGCCAGGGGCGAGTCCGGCCGAACCCACCCGTTGGGAGCTCGAGTACAGCGGGTGTGCACCGCCGACACTCGAGGACTTTCGTTGTGCAGCAACGGAAAACGAGAGGCAGAAGCTCGCGGTGAAGAGGCGGGCCTACCTCGAGCACTGTCGTGTCGTCCATGCGCGTGTTCGGTACGACCGCACCCGATACGACCCTCCGCCCTTCTGA
- a CDS encoding biotin transporter BioY, with protein MNVSARDMAQIAVFAALIAALGLPGSITVGFSGVPITLQTLGIILSGAILGPRKGTAAVLVFLALTMIGLPLLAGGRTGLAAVAGPTVGYLVGWIPAAFLIGLLTARILPKYTIVLGLLINAVGGILVVYAFGIIGLVLRTDVGLWAAVTSNGPFLPGDIAKVVVATVVAKSVHRAYPGLIKA; from the coding sequence ATGAACGTCTCGGCCCGCGACATGGCGCAGATCGCAGTGTTCGCAGCACTCATCGCCGCGCTCGGTCTGCCGGGATCCATCACGGTCGGATTCTCGGGTGTGCCCATCACCCTGCAGACCCTCGGCATCATCCTGTCCGGTGCCATCCTCGGACCCCGCAAGGGCACGGCGGCAGTCCTGGTGTTTCTCGCCCTGACGATGATCGGTCTGCCGCTGCTGGCGGGCGGGCGTACCGGCCTCGCAGCGGTGGCCGGGCCCACCGTCGGGTACCTCGTCGGCTGGATCCCGGCTGCATTCCTGATCGGCCTGCTCACTGCGCGAATCCTGCCCAAGTACACGATCGTGCTCGGCCTGCTGATCAACGCGGTCGGCGGAATCCTGGTCGTCTACGCATTCGGCATCATCGGGCTCGTTCTGCGCACCGACGTCGGACTCTGGGCCGCCGTCACGTCCAACGGACCGTTCCTGCCCGGTGACATCGCCAAAGTCGTCGTCGCGACCGTCGTCGCCAAGAGCGTCCACCGTGCGTACCCGGGCCTGATCAAGGCGTGA
- a CDS encoding AMP-binding protein has protein sequence MTLELGGRGNGTAIVRAGRVLTYTDLDAAVEQWPHLPVHDASTLDLPEVLICVFAAARQGSAVRVEDPAIRPERADEQSPDAFLLVATSGSTGRPKPLARTVASWVNSFPEFTAISGIRQSDTVLITGPLHATMHLFAAVHALWLGACITDDPAQATAVHAVPAVLRDVLRRMPRARVAVAAGAGLDDAAAQTISAQDIRLVEYYGSAELSLVAARVVGEHSSLRLLRDVEARTEDGYLFVRSPYAALGARDWFGVGDLAELNGSELLVHGRGDAAINVGGTTVIAEDVENILTALDGVRAAAAIGTPHAVLGETVSAIVELDGTRDLDLVRADARAIMAKEALPRRWTVVQQLPRTTSGKIARGALQGTALQ, from the coding sequence GTGACCCTCGAGCTGGGAGGTCGAGGCAACGGCACCGCGATCGTCCGGGCGGGTCGCGTGCTCACGTACACGGACCTCGACGCAGCCGTCGAGCAGTGGCCTCACCTCCCGGTGCACGATGCATCGACGCTCGATCTGCCCGAGGTGTTGATCTGTGTGTTCGCGGCGGCCAGGCAGGGCAGCGCGGTGCGGGTCGAGGATCCGGCCATCAGGCCGGAACGTGCCGACGAGCAGAGTCCCGACGCGTTCCTGCTGGTGGCGACGTCGGGCTCCACCGGTCGCCCGAAACCGCTCGCTCGCACCGTCGCGTCGTGGGTAAACAGCTTCCCCGAATTCACCGCCATCTCCGGTATCCGACAGTCCGACACCGTGCTGATCACCGGACCGCTGCACGCCACGATGCACCTGTTCGCAGCGGTGCACGCACTGTGGCTGGGGGCGTGCATCACCGATGATCCTGCGCAGGCCACTGCCGTTCATGCGGTGCCTGCGGTACTCCGTGACGTCCTCCGCCGGATGCCTCGCGCGAGGGTTGCCGTCGCTGCCGGCGCCGGCCTCGACGATGCTGCCGCGCAGACGATCTCGGCGCAGGACATCAGGCTGGTCGAGTACTACGGCTCGGCGGAGCTGTCGCTGGTGGCGGCACGAGTCGTGGGCGAGCACTCGTCACTGAGGCTGCTCCGTGACGTCGAAGCACGCACCGAGGACGGGTACCTGTTCGTTCGATCGCCGTACGCTGCACTGGGTGCGCGCGATTGGTTCGGCGTCGGTGATCTGGCCGAACTGAACGGGTCCGAACTCCTCGTCCACGGCCGCGGGGATGCAGCGATCAACGTGGGCGGAACCACCGTGATCGCCGAGGACGTGGAGAACATCCTGACCGCACTCGACGGCGTCCGAGCTGCGGCAGCGATCGGCACACCGCACGCGGTTCTCGGCGAAACAGTCTCTGCCATAGTCGAACTCGACGGAACCCGCGACCTCGACCTCGTCCGCGCCGACGCCCGCGCCATCATGGCCAAGGAAGCACTACCGCGACGCTGGACGGTGGTGCAGCAGTTGCCCCGCACCACGAGCGGCAAGATCGCGCGAGGGGCATTGCAGGGAACGGCCCTGCAATGA
- a CDS encoding thiolase family protein: MMIPAVHAPVIVAAKRTAIGIAGHGFADVTAPELAAPVLKAVAAEIDSLDIPIDDVILGNCLGPGGDVARVSALLAGLGLDVPGVTVDRQCGSGLDAVVQAASRIRSGDETLILAGGVESASTSPWRFWPPVDGEAPVRYTRAPFAPPGFADPDMGVAADDLARIRGIGRERQDAYAAQSFARAAVCDFSAEIVTVNDVATDERIRPNMTAQRLGRLRPTFTSDGTVTAGNSCGISDGAAILAVTTAERAAGMPALRILGSAVAGSDPALPGLGPVPAIEKLLARTGVRIADIDTVEITEAFASVVLAVSDELGLDEGRICPEGGAIAMGHPWGASGAILLVRLASRMLQPGGPALGLAACAIGGGQGIAMLVERAT, translated from the coding sequence ATGATGATCCCTGCTGTGCATGCGCCCGTCATCGTTGCGGCGAAACGCACGGCAATCGGTATCGCCGGGCATGGCTTCGCCGATGTCACCGCCCCCGAGTTGGCCGCTCCTGTGCTGAAAGCTGTTGCGGCAGAGATCGACTCACTCGACATCCCGATCGACGACGTGATCCTCGGCAACTGCCTCGGTCCCGGCGGCGACGTCGCACGTGTCTCGGCGCTGCTCGCGGGTCTCGGTCTCGACGTTCCAGGTGTCACCGTCGATCGGCAGTGCGGATCCGGACTCGACGCCGTCGTGCAGGCCGCGTCGCGCATCCGCAGCGGCGACGAGACACTGATTCTGGCCGGTGGCGTCGAATCTGCCAGCACCAGTCCGTGGCGATTCTGGCCACCGGTCGACGGTGAAGCACCCGTCCGCTACACGCGAGCGCCGTTCGCGCCACCCGGCTTCGCGGACCCGGACATGGGCGTGGCGGCGGACGACCTCGCGCGAATCCGCGGTATCGGGCGCGAACGCCAAGATGCATACGCGGCACAGTCTTTCGCGCGCGCAGCGGTCTGCGACTTCTCGGCCGAGATCGTCACCGTGAACGACGTCGCAACCGACGAGCGTATCCGCCCCAACATGACCGCTCAGCGGCTCGGGAGGCTGCGCCCCACCTTCACCTCCGACGGTACCGTCACCGCGGGCAACTCCTGCGGAATATCCGACGGCGCAGCGATTCTGGCCGTCACCACGGCCGAGCGCGCAGCCGGGATGCCGGCGTTGCGCATCCTCGGTAGCGCGGTCGCAGGGTCCGACCCGGCTCTTCCGGGACTGGGTCCGGTGCCGGCGATCGAGAAACTGCTCGCCCGCACCGGGGTGCGCATCGCCGATATCGACACCGTCGAGATCACCGAGGCGTTCGCGTCGGTGGTGCTCGCGGTCTCGGACGAATTGGGCCTCGACGAAGGTCGCATCTGTCCGGAGGGTGGGGCCATCGCCATGGGGCACCCGTGGGGAGCGTCGGGCGCAATTCTACTGGTACGGTTGGCATCTCGAATGCTGCAACCCGGAGGACCGGCATTGGGCCTGGCGGCCTGCGCCATCGGCGGCGGGCAAGGGATAGCGATGCTGGTGGAGCGGGCAACATGA
- a CDS encoding energy-coupling factor ABC transporter ATP-binding protein, with amino-acid sequence MSTVRFENISHSFGERQVLCGIDLEFDERRIGIIGSNGSGKSTLARMINGLIKPDTGRVTVDGVDAAKKGAQVRKKVGFVFTDPDSQIVMPTVAEDLAFSLRRSGLSKAEVAERVDEILVRFRLDRHRDHPAHLLSGGQKQLLAIGAVLIRRPEVVVADEPTTLLDLRNGRVVAQALDSMDQQVIVVTHQLALLDSFERVIVIDDGRVAFDGAPAAAVPAYRELIG; translated from the coding sequence ATGAGTACGGTCAGGTTCGAGAACATTTCGCACTCGTTCGGGGAGCGGCAGGTGCTCTGCGGCATCGACCTCGAGTTCGACGAGCGGCGCATCGGCATCATCGGATCCAACGGCTCGGGCAAGTCGACGCTCGCCCGGATGATCAACGGTCTGATCAAGCCCGATACCGGCCGCGTCACGGTCGACGGCGTCGATGCCGCGAAGAAGGGTGCGCAGGTTCGCAAGAAGGTCGGTTTCGTGTTCACCGATCCCGATTCGCAGATCGTGATGCCCACGGTCGCAGAGGATCTCGCGTTCTCGTTGCGCAGGTCCGGCCTGAGCAAGGCCGAGGTGGCCGAGCGGGTGGACGAAATTCTGGTCCGGTTCCGTCTGGATCGGCACCGCGACCATCCGGCGCACCTGCTCTCGGGTGGACAGAAGCAGCTGCTCGCCATCGGCGCGGTCCTCATCCGACGGCCGGAGGTGGTCGTTGCGGACGAACCGACAACGCTGCTCGATCTGCGCAATGGCCGCGTCGTCGCGCAGGCTCTGGATTCGATGGATCAGCAAGTCATCGTCGTGACCCACCAACTGGCACTGTTGGACAGCTTCGAGCGCGTCATCGTCATCGACGACGGGCGTGTCGCATTCGACGGGGCTCCCGCCGCGGCCGTTCCGGCCTACCGAGAGCTGATCGGATGA
- a CDS encoding energy-coupling factor transporter transmembrane component T family protein, translating into MIGLYRPGTSLLHRMSPGSKLLALIVAILATVIFARTPLEVGVVALLVAVLFAVARIPAKVALAQLRPVLWMLLIIGVFQVIITTWQRAVVVCGVLVISVALASLVTLTTRVTDMLDTVTRALGPVRRFGVDPDRIGLLLALAIRCIPLLASIVQEVSQARKARGLQWSMTALATPVLVRALRTADAMGDALVARGVDDDDVRRDDDQ; encoded by the coding sequence ATGATCGGTCTCTATCGGCCCGGGACCTCGCTGCTGCACCGGATGAGCCCGGGATCGAAGTTGCTGGCACTGATCGTCGCGATCCTGGCGACGGTGATCTTCGCGCGCACTCCGCTCGAAGTAGGTGTGGTGGCGCTGCTGGTCGCGGTGTTGTTCGCAGTGGCTCGCATTCCGGCGAAAGTGGCACTGGCGCAACTACGTCCGGTGCTGTGGATGCTGTTGATCATCGGTGTGTTCCAGGTGATCATCACTACCTGGCAGCGCGCTGTGGTGGTGTGTGGGGTGCTGGTGATCTCCGTTGCTCTGGCGTCTCTGGTCACCCTCACCACCCGGGTGACCGACATGCTCGATACCGTCACCAGGGCGCTCGGTCCCGTCCGACGCTTCGGCGTCGATCCGGATCGCATCGGACTGCTCCTGGCCCTCGCCATTCGGTGCATCCCGCTGCTCGCGTCCATCGTTCAGGAGGTGTCGCAGGCGCGTAAGGCACGGGGACTGCAGTGGTCGATGACGGCGCTGGCAACCCCGGTCCTGGTGCGTGCTCTCCGTACCGCCGACGCCATGGGAGACGCGCTCGTTGCGCGCGGTGTGGATGACGATGACGTGAGAAGAGACGATGACCAGTGA